A stretch of the Bacillus mesophilus genome encodes the following:
- a CDS encoding MDR family MFS transporter, with translation MEHLDMKKKITIMVAVVSVLLFSALNMTIVGTALPKIVSSIGGLDYFDWVFTIYMLTSSITAILVGKLSDIYGRKIFLQVGIIIFSTGSLLSGFSEDIIQLIIYRGIQGFGGGMLMSISFATVGDLFSPRERGRWQGILGGTFGLASLLGPTLGGYIVDNFDWSWVFWVFLPFGVIAFILISRLYPVIKSTKKESVDYLGSLVLTITLVSLLLGFTWADSKYEWVSPQIIGLFGTSILGLVAFIIIESKVKSPVVPLFLFKNSVFTISNIVSFLIGIGMFSVIMYVPFFVQGVAGSSATTSGLVEMAMTIAMVVSSGTAGFLITKTGKYKIMAIVGLVIMAIGVYMNSQLTADSTLFNVIINLMVIGFGLGVTFPVFNLTVQNAVKHKYLGVATATSQLFRELGGTIGVAIMGSIMGRILTEQIQQAELPQPAKGTGGEIPPNIEQLQDPQLLMNPEALAEIKNKIPEQMHAFFEQFIQLMREALSVALSGVFLFSSVIIVVAVITTFFLKEIPLRTSNVDPEEEKEQETGTSS, from the coding sequence ATGGAACATTTAGATATGAAAAAAAAGATTACCATAATGGTGGCAGTTGTATCAGTATTGTTGTTTTCTGCATTAAATATGACGATTGTAGGAACTGCATTACCTAAAATTGTTTCTAGTATCGGTGGACTAGATTATTTTGATTGGGTGTTTACCATTTACATGCTTACATCAAGTATTACTGCTATCTTAGTTGGTAAACTATCTGATATTTATGGGCGTAAGATTTTCTTGCAAGTTGGGATTATCATATTTAGTACAGGTTCTTTATTAAGTGGATTCTCAGAGGATATTATTCAGTTAATTATTTATAGAGGTATTCAAGGTTTTGGTGGTGGGATGTTAATGTCCATTTCCTTTGCAACTGTAGGGGATTTATTTTCTCCTCGTGAAAGGGGAAGATGGCAAGGAATCCTCGGTGGTACCTTTGGTTTAGCTAGTTTATTAGGACCAACGTTAGGTGGTTATATCGTTGATAATTTTGATTGGTCTTGGGTGTTTTGGGTGTTTTTACCTTTTGGTGTGATCGCCTTCATATTAATATCAAGGCTTTACCCGGTTATAAAGAGTACTAAGAAAGAATCCGTAGATTACCTTGGATCCTTAGTTTTAACAATCACCTTAGTGAGTTTATTGTTAGGGTTTACGTGGGCTGATTCAAAATATGAATGGGTTTCACCTCAGATTATTGGATTGTTTGGAACCAGTATTTTAGGATTAGTTGCTTTTATTATCATTGAATCTAAAGTGAAAAGCCCAGTTGTTCCATTATTTTTATTTAAGAATAGTGTCTTTACTATTTCAAATATAGTGTCATTCCTAATAGGAATAGGTATGTTTAGTGTAATTATGTATGTTCCATTTTTTGTTCAAGGAGTCGCAGGTTCATCTGCAACAACCTCAGGTCTTGTAGAAATGGCAATGACCATCGCTATGGTGGTTTCAAGTGGTACAGCTGGATTTTTGATCACAAAGACTGGTAAATATAAAATTATGGCGATTGTTGGATTGGTAATAATGGCCATAGGTGTTTATATGAATTCACAGCTAACTGCTGATTCTACATTGTTTAATGTGATTATAAACCTTATGGTAATTGGCTTCGGATTAGGAGTAACTTTCCCTGTGTTTAATTTAACGGTACAAAACGCAGTAAAACATAAGTATCTTGGTGTGGCAACTGCAACTTCACAGTTATTTCGTGAGTTAGGCGGGACGATCGGAGTAGCGATAATGGGTTCTATTATGGGAAGAATTTTAACTGAGCAAATTCAGCAAGCAGAGCTACCTCAACCCGCAAAGGGGACGGGAGGAGAAATACCTCCAAATATAGAGCAGTTACAGGATCCACAACTGCTTATGAACCCAGAGGCTTTGGCAGAAATAAAAAACAAGATTCCAGAGCAAATGCATGCATTTTTTGAACAGTTTATCCAGCTGATGAGAGAAGCATTGAGCGTAGCGTTATCTGGTGTGTTTTTGTTCTCAAGTGTGATTATAGTGGTTGCTGTCATAACTACTTTCTTCTTAAAGGAAATTCCATTAAGAACTTCAAATGTTGATCCTGAGGAAGAAAAAGAACAAGAGACGGGTACATCATCGTAA
- a CDS encoding TetR/AcrR family transcriptional regulator: protein MNRKNQIIEVATKLFAEKGYHATTMQEMANALNIAKGSLYAEFKSKEELLSFITEQNQAQMFEMVFLVEADPSLTVEEKLIKQIYVQFDSFLKHKDFIKMQMTDPAFQINKENIHQMKYSMRQRVISWQYRSLLRTYGDEIKPYIWELVLVFNGLIKEFMTLLIFEDVKYDLLEASKFISKRLTGTVQDLLYHNELPTLFKAEEMEQVFHVKNSSQHISFDEKIKEVLDSLEVNIEGQALQQKEKVHLLEGISVIREEITRSDIRVSIVRGIILYIAETLDGESSVLNRLQQYIDLKVSIEKE from the coding sequence ATGAATAGGAAAAATCAAATTATTGAGGTGGCTACAAAGCTTTTTGCGGAAAAAGGCTATCATGCCACAACCATGCAGGAAATGGCTAATGCATTAAATATTGCTAAAGGTTCTTTGTATGCTGAGTTTAAATCAAAGGAGGAGCTATTATCCTTCATTACCGAACAGAATCAAGCACAGATGTTTGAGATGGTTTTCTTGGTTGAGGCAGATCCTAGTCTTACCGTGGAAGAAAAGCTTATAAAACAAATCTATGTGCAGTTTGATTCTTTTTTAAAACACAAGGATTTTATTAAAATGCAAATGACAGATCCCGCGTTTCAGATTAATAAAGAGAATATTCATCAAATGAAGTATAGCATGAGACAAAGGGTAATCTCCTGGCAATATCGATCATTACTAAGAACGTATGGTGATGAAATAAAGCCATATATATGGGAGTTGGTCTTAGTGTTTAATGGTCTAATTAAAGAATTTATGACGTTATTAATCTTTGAGGATGTAAAATACGATTTATTAGAAGCATCAAAATTCATCTCAAAGCGATTGACAGGGACTGTTCAGGATCTCTTGTATCATAATGAACTACCTACTCTTTTTAAAGCAGAGGAGATGGAACAGGTATTTCATGTAAAAAATAGTTCCCAGCATATCTCTTTTGACGAAAAAATTAAGGAAGTGCTTGATTCACTTGAAGTTAATATTGAAGGTCAAGCATTACAGCAGAAAGAAAAAGTACATCTTTTAGAAGGTATCTCAGTTATACGTGAAGAGATTACTCGGAGTGATATACGGGTTTCAATTGTGCGGGGAATCATATTATACATTGCTGAAACCTTGGACGGTGAATCCTCAGTTCTTAATAGGCTGCAGCAATATATAGATTTAAAAGTATCGATTGAAAAGGAGTAA
- the helD gene encoding RNA polymerase recycling motor HelD translates to MSLSEHPDYQDELKRLLFTKNYIESIIIATETSKENYREKISEAFQDLDWLDSSLSYTNILTNAQFMERSAEEVRNLKKIRPKPYFARINFKHDDRQTEEILYIGKASVFDRESQQPIIVDWRSPIANVYYDGRLGDVEYKAEGEMYEGFLSLKRQYEIVDGSLQSYRDVDLTTNDELLQDSLAKSSDNRLSEIVSTIQAEQNEIIRADLNRPIIVQGAAGSGKTTIALHRISYLIYTLGQEFNPENMMVIAPNRLFIDYISDVLPELGVDRIRQTTYVDYVQDVIGKKLKVIPQEKKLVAIVSEEPKIAETIKWVTNFKGSFQYQKMIERYMKEIQASFYPDEDFAVERFRLMTARKIKHLFQDEYNYLPYYRRVERIKKVLQGDVRRKKKQMLHKVQAIYEHKLDVALSIKEPLKRRVKVSACMDEKETRVNQLNKEIRSSVTNYMKNFPKQSLLDYYREFLNPQTFTRLSEGVLTKNEVHTFLNYQETLLKKNQFEVEDLASLLYLQHYLFGITPELKARNVVIDEAQDYSYFQFSALKALLGTDMFTIVGDLAQGIHAYRGMTDWDILVKKVFPRANYVTMQKSYRTTVEIMKTANEILDLMEEDVPKVEPVVRHGVKPLFIQGQDRQDIVRSIVDKIEKDQEDHCKNFAIITKTERDARELHKAFKHSNLLETNLLVEMDEMESGKVVIVPSYIAKGLEFDSVFIVSLDDRYTLTDVDIKLLYVAMTRPLHRLTLVANNKQDLLLNWVDEKLIDFQVRA, encoded by the coding sequence ATGTCCTTATCGGAACACCCGGATTACCAAGATGAGCTGAAGCGTTTGTTGTTTACCAAGAACTATATAGAATCGATCATCATTGCGACGGAAACTTCTAAAGAGAATTACCGAGAAAAGATCTCTGAAGCATTTCAAGATCTTGACTGGCTTGATAGCAGTTTAAGCTATACAAACATATTAACAAATGCACAGTTTATGGAACGCTCAGCTGAAGAGGTAAGGAATCTTAAAAAAATAAGACCTAAGCCTTATTTTGCTAGAATTAACTTTAAACATGACGACCGACAAACGGAAGAAATCCTGTATATAGGGAAGGCTTCCGTTTTTGATCGAGAGTCACAGCAGCCAATCATCGTTGATTGGAGATCACCTATTGCAAATGTTTATTATGATGGTCGTCTCGGGGATGTTGAATATAAAGCTGAAGGGGAAATGTATGAGGGCTTTCTCTCTTTAAAAAGGCAATATGAAATTGTCGACGGTTCTCTTCAGAGCTATCGCGATGTGGATTTAACAACTAATGACGAGTTGCTTCAAGATTCTTTAGCGAAAAGCTCCGACAACCGGTTAAGTGAAATTGTTTCGACGATCCAAGCAGAGCAAAATGAGATTATTCGTGCAGACTTAAACAGGCCCATTATTGTCCAAGGAGCAGCGGGAAGTGGAAAGACGACGATCGCCTTACATCGTATTTCTTACCTCATCTATACACTTGGTCAGGAATTCAATCCTGAAAATATGATGGTTATTGCACCAAACCGTTTATTCATTGATTATATCTCCGATGTCCTTCCCGAGTTGGGTGTTGACCGGATTAGACAAACGACTTATGTGGATTATGTACAGGATGTAATCGGGAAAAAACTAAAGGTCATTCCGCAAGAAAAGAAATTAGTAGCCATTGTTAGTGAGGAGCCAAAGATTGCTGAAACTATAAAATGGGTGACTAATTTTAAAGGTTCTTTTCAGTACCAAAAGATGATTGAAAGGTATATGAAAGAGATTCAGGCTTCCTTTTATCCTGATGAGGACTTTGCTGTAGAAAGATTCAGATTGATGACAGCTCGTAAAATTAAACACTTGTTTCAAGATGAATATAACTATCTCCCTTACTACCGTCGTGTGGAAAGAATCAAAAAAGTACTTCAAGGTGATGTTAGGCGAAAGAAGAAGCAAATGCTTCACAAAGTCCAAGCAATTTATGAGCATAAGCTTGATGTGGCCTTATCTATTAAAGAGCCATTAAAGAGAAGAGTTAAGGTTTCTGCGTGTATGGATGAGAAAGAAACCCGAGTTAATCAATTAAATAAGGAAATTAGGTCCTCTGTGACGAACTACATGAAAAACTTTCCTAAACAATCGTTACTGGACTATTACAGAGAATTCTTAAACCCTCAAACATTTACTAGATTATCAGAAGGTGTTCTAACTAAAAATGAAGTACATACCTTTCTTAACTATCAAGAAACTCTGCTAAAAAAGAATCAGTTTGAAGTTGAGGATTTAGCCTCTTTATTATATTTACAGCACTACTTGTTTGGGATTACACCGGAATTAAAAGCTAGAAATGTAGTAATAGATGAGGCGCAGGACTATAGTTACTTTCAATTTTCAGCGTTAAAAGCACTCCTAGGTACTGATATGTTTACAATTGTCGGTGACCTTGCTCAAGGTATTCATGCGTACCGCGGTATGACTGATTGGGATATTCTAGTCAAGAAAGTGTTTCCGCGTGCTAACTATGTAACGATGCAAAAGAGCTACCGAACTACTGTAGAAATTATGAAAACAGCAAATGAGATCTTGGATTTAATGGAAGAGGATGTTCCGAAAGTAGAGCCAGTTGTTAGGCATGGAGTAAAACCTCTATTCATACAAGGACAAGATAGACAAGATATTGTCCGCTCTATTGTAGATAAGATAGAGAAGGATCAAGAGGATCATTGTAAAAACTTTGCGATTATTACAAAGACAGAGCGAGATGCAAGAGAACTACATAAAGCCTTCAAACACAGCAACCTGCTTGAAACGAATTTGTTAGTAGAGATGGATGAAATGGAAAGTGGAAAGGTTGTCATCGTTCCTTCCTATATAGCAAAGGGTTTAGAATTTGATAGTGTATTTATTGTAAGTTTAGATGATCGCTATACCTTAACAGATGTAGATATTAAACTACTATATGTTGCTATGACTAGACCGCTTCATCGTCTGACTCTTGTTGCTAACAACAAACAGGATTTATTATTAAATTGGGTAGATGAAAAACTAATAGATTTTCAGGTAAGAGCCTAG
- a CDS encoding peptide chain release factor 3: protein MKTESIKDKILSRRTFAIISHPDAGKTTLTEQLLLFGGVIRDAGTVKGKKSGKFATSDWMEIEKQRGISVTSSVMQFNYKNRNINILDTPGHQDFSEDTYRTLTAVDSAVMVIDSTKGIEDQTIKLFQVCKKRGIPIFTFMNKLDRVGKDPLELLAELEEVLGIESYPMNWPIGMGKEFVGVYDRFYNRIEQVRVDEKDRYIPLDDNGKADENAPIVESSLYAQCLEEIELLSEAGNEFSKEKIQRGELTPVFFGSGLANFGVQTFLDTYIELAPSPQPRHSSEGDIDPTEAPFSGFIFKIQANMNPAHRDRIAFLRICSGRFERGMNVSIARTGKQVKLSQSTQFMADDRNTVDEAVAGDIIGLYDPGTYQIGDTLVDGKDLFQYDRLPQFTPELYIKVTAKNVLKQKQFQKGLSQLVQEGAIQLFRSVQLEEYILGAVGQLQFEVFEHRMKGEYNVDIIIQPIGSKIARWVDGEVSENLSNSRSLLVRDRYEKKAFLFENEFALRWFQEKNPEVKLFNPMEV from the coding sequence ATGAAAACAGAATCTATAAAAGATAAAATATTGTCACGTAGGACCTTTGCAATCATATCTCACCCGGATGCGGGGAAAACAACACTAACTGAACAATTACTGCTATTCGGTGGCGTTATTCGTGATGCTGGGACAGTAAAAGGAAAGAAGTCAGGAAAATTTGCAACCTCGGATTGGATGGAGATTGAAAAGCAACGTGGAATCTCTGTTACATCAAGTGTTATGCAATTTAATTATAAGAACCGAAACATTAACATTTTAGATACACCTGGACACCAAGACTTTAGTGAGGATACATATCGTACCCTAACGGCTGTTGATAGTGCCGTGATGGTAATTGATTCAACTAAGGGTATTGAAGACCAAACTATTAAGTTATTTCAGGTATGTAAAAAAAGAGGAATTCCGATTTTTACATTTATGAACAAGCTTGATCGTGTTGGTAAGGACCCACTTGAACTGCTTGCTGAACTAGAAGAAGTATTAGGGATTGAGTCATATCCAATGAATTGGCCAATAGGAATGGGCAAGGAGTTTGTTGGGGTATATGATCGTTTCTACAATCGGATTGAACAGGTGCGTGTGGATGAAAAGGATAGATATATCCCTTTAGATGATAATGGAAAAGCAGATGAAAATGCTCCTATTGTTGAGTCTAGTTTATATGCACAATGTTTAGAGGAAATCGAATTGCTAAGTGAAGCGGGAAATGAATTTTCAAAAGAGAAGATTCAACGGGGAGAGCTAACTCCAGTATTCTTTGGAAGTGGATTAGCTAACTTTGGTGTACAAACCTTCCTTGATACTTATATAGAGCTAGCACCTTCACCACAACCACGTCATTCAAGTGAAGGTGATATAGATCCAACAGAAGCACCTTTTTCTGGATTCATCTTCAAAATACAGGCTAATATGAACCCTGCTCACCGAGATCGGATTGCCTTTTTACGCATCTGTTCAGGCAGATTTGAAAGAGGAATGAACGTTTCGATTGCGCGTACCGGAAAACAAGTAAAGCTTTCACAATCTACTCAGTTTATGGCTGATGATCGAAATACGGTAGATGAGGCAGTAGCCGGGGATATTATTGGTTTATATGATCCGGGTACGTATCAAATTGGTGACACATTAGTGGACGGAAAGGATCTGTTTCAGTATGATCGACTTCCACAATTTACGCCTGAATTATATATCAAAGTAACGGCGAAGAACGTTCTAAAGCAAAAGCAATTCCAAAAAGGACTATCTCAGCTTGTTCAAGAAGGTGCTATTCAGCTCTTCCGTTCTGTTCAGCTTGAGGAGTATATCCTAGGTGCTGTTGGTCAGCTTCAGTTTGAAGTGTTTGAACACAGAATGAAGGGTGAATATAACGTTGACATTATCATTCAACCAATAGGCTCTAAAATTGCTAGATGGGTCGATGGAGAAGTGTCTGAAAATCTCTCCAATTCAAGAAGCCTACTTGTAAGAGATCGTTATGAGAAGAAGGCATTTTTATTTGAAAACGAATTTGCACTAAGATGGTTTCAAGAGAAAAACCCTGAGGTAAAGCTTTTCAATCCAATGGAAGTCTAA
- a CDS encoding YfiT family bacillithiol transferase gives MEQLQYPIGKFKLQDEIYENTIITAIKAITELPNELKKMVIHLSEHELSLSYREGGWNVRQLIHHIADSHMNSFIRFKLALTEEDPTIKPYDEKSWAELSDTQGGISSSLSIIEGVHERWGNLLSSLEQEDFNKAFIHPEIGRISLSTALFLYEWHGKHHLAHIDLAVNKK, from the coding sequence ATGGAGCAATTACAGTATCCGATTGGGAAATTTAAATTACAAGATGAAATTTATGAAAATACTATTATAACAGCAATTAAAGCAATTACAGAATTACCTAATGAGTTAAAGAAAATGGTTATTCATTTATCAGAACATGAGCTCAGTCTCTCTTATCGTGAAGGAGGATGGAATGTTAGACAACTGATTCATCATATAGCTGATAGCCATATGAACAGCTTTATTCGATTCAAGCTTGCATTAACGGAAGAGGATCCTACAATCAAACCATATGATGAGAAGAGTTGGGCAGAACTCTCAGATACTCAAGGGGGAATTTCTTCTTCCTTATCTATTATTGAGGGAGTGCATGAACGATGGGGTAATTTATTAAGTTCTCTTGAACAAGAAGACTTTAACAAGGCATTTATTCATCCAGAAATAGGGCGGATTTCATTGTCAACTGCATTGTTCCTGTATGAATGGCATGGAAAGCACCATCTCGCACATATTGATCTTGCAGTGAATAAGAAATAA
- a CDS encoding DUF6501 family protein translates to MIHLDWKDRETVKQVKCVHTNAEKYMVSNVLTSGKVYEVKNETEEFYFLVDNTGTVGGFYKDYFEDVK, encoded by the coding sequence ATGATTCATTTAGATTGGAAAGATAGAGAAACAGTAAAACAAGTAAAATGTGTACATACAAATGCAGAAAAATATATGGTGTCAAATGTACTAACATCAGGTAAGGTTTACGAGGTTAAAAATGAAACTGAGGAATTTTACTTCCTTGTAGATAATACTGGAACCGTTGGTGGATTCTACAAGGACTATTTTGAAGATGTAAAATAG
- the corA gene encoding magnesium/cobalt transporter CorA codes for MLQSFLIKQNGEKEIGKSIPPDPTMYQWMWIDLTDPTDAEVQTLTKTFSFHPLAIEDCINHTIQRPKLDYYHDHTFFIVHALNQNLKKDELSIFIGENYIVTFHYRDLQEINQVWNKLISVASHNINKWNHYVVFHHLLDKAVDNYFPILYELEDALDELGEKRRVDSNEKQLDLLFNIKSQLISLRHTINPMRDLLYRVLNSHKLDEVIERKEYFSDIYDHLLKLSEMVDSNREITNDLRDSYLSLTAHQQNKIMQTLTVITTIFMPLTFIAGIYGMNFDYMPELKWDIGYFLILSLMATIGCSMYLWFKRRGWFK; via the coding sequence ATGCTTCAGTCATTCTTAATTAAACAAAATGGAGAGAAGGAAATCGGCAAAAGCATTCCACCTGATCCAACGATGTATCAATGGATGTGGATTGACCTTACTGATCCAACAGATGCAGAAGTCCAGACTCTAACAAAAACGTTTTCCTTTCATCCTTTAGCAATTGAAGATTGCATCAATCATACGATTCAAAGACCTAAATTAGATTACTATCATGATCATACATTTTTTATTGTACATGCTCTTAATCAAAATCTAAAAAAGGATGAACTTAGTATATTTATAGGTGAGAATTACATTGTTACTTTTCACTATCGTGATCTTCAAGAAATTAATCAAGTCTGGAATAAATTAATCTCAGTTGCAAGTCATAATATTAACAAATGGAATCATTACGTTGTTTTTCATCATTTGCTTGATAAGGCAGTTGATAATTATTTTCCAATTTTGTATGAATTGGAGGATGCGTTGGACGAGTTGGGAGAGAAACGTCGAGTTGATTCAAATGAAAAACAATTAGATTTGTTGTTTAACATTAAAAGTCAATTAATTTCCTTACGTCATACGATTAATCCTATGAGAGATTTATTATATCGTGTTCTAAATTCTCATAAATTGGATGAGGTTATTGAACGGAAAGAATATTTCTCAGATATATATGATCATTTGTTGAAGCTATCAGAAATGGTAGACTCTAACCGTGAGATTACAAATGATTTAAGAGACAGCTATTTATCTTTAACGGCCCATCAACAAAACAAAATCATGCAGACCTTAACTGTCATAACAACGATCTTCATGCCTTTAACCTTTATAGCAGGTATTTATGGAATGAATTTCGACTATATGCCAGAATTAAAATGGGACATAGGATATTTCCTTATTCTTTCACTCATGGCGACAATTGGATGTAGTATGTATTTATGGTTCAAGAGAAGAGGTTGGTTTAAGTAG
- a CDS encoding Gfo/Idh/MocA family protein, whose protein sequence is MVKVFSEHPSVELVAVCDTNQEKVKEAAEHYKIKGYSNHKSMLEQQVDLDMVYVAVPPKWHHDIVVDAIRANKHILCEKPLANSIEEAANMLQLAKKANIIHAINFPINYLSNTRKFGELLESGYIGHLRRIELNMKFPKWPRPWQENDLINS, encoded by the coding sequence ATGGTTAAAGTTTTCTCGGAGCATCCTTCTGTAGAATTGGTTGCAGTTTGCGACACTAATCAAGAAAAGGTAAAGGAAGCAGCAGAGCATTATAAGATCAAGGGCTATTCTAATCATAAATCGATGTTAGAGCAGCAGGTTGATTTAGATATGGTTTATGTGGCAGTTCCACCAAAATGGCATCATGATATTGTGGTTGATGCCATACGTGCTAACAAGCATATTCTTTGTGAAAAGCCTCTAGCCAATTCAATTGAAGAAGCAGCAAATATGCTTCAATTAGCAAAGAAAGCAAACATCATACACGCAATTAATTTTCCTATTAATTATCTAAGCAATACACGCAAGTTTGGAGAACTACTAGAAAGTGGATACATCGGACACTTGCGTAGAATTGAACTGAACATGAAGTTTCCGAAATGGCCAAGACCGTGGCAAGAGAATGATTTGATTAATAGTTGA
- a CDS encoding DJ-1/PfpI family protein, which yields MKIYVLVYDGYAHFEADLVGWIKGRSHELVTVSLGAAEVEAVEGFIIKPHMLIEQVDVNDVDVFIIPGGDAPSILGNETLQNVLIQLNEQNKLIGAICYGTLLLADAGILRDRKFTTSVTTDLELFTVFNKDKFLDTGMVVDGNIITAKGDAYVEFALAVCRLADLTPQNALTYWSNFFRSREELVQQ from the coding sequence ATGAAGATTTACGTTTTAGTCTATGATGGTTATGCTCATTTTGAGGCAGATTTAGTAGGGTGGATTAAAGGGAGATCACATGAACTAGTAACAGTTTCATTAGGGGCTGCAGAAGTTGAGGCTGTTGAAGGTTTTATCATTAAACCACATATGTTGATTGAACAAGTAGATGTGAATGATGTGGATGTATTCATTATTCCAGGGGGGGATGCTCCTTCAATATTGGGTAATGAAACTTTGCAAAATGTATTAATTCAGCTTAATGAACAAAACAAACTAATCGGAGCAATATGCTACGGAACTTTACTTCTAGCAGACGCCGGTATTCTAAGAGATAGAAAGTTTACTACTTCAGTTACTACAGATTTGGAGTTGTTCACTGTATTTAATAAAGATAAGTTCTTAGATACAGGAATGGTCGTAGATGGAAACATTATAACAGCAAAAGGAGATGCCTATGTAGAATTTGCCTTAGCTGTTTGTAGATTAGCAGATTTAACTCCTCAAAATGCTTTAACCTACTGGTCGAATTTCTTTAGGAGTCGAGAGGAGCTAGTTCAACAGTGA
- a CDS encoding PLP-dependent aminotransferase family protein: MDLFYTLDLSQNDYKFKYQAIYHFLRELILEGKVQTGTRLPSSRVLASKYEVNRNTIKLVYEMLVADGYISTIEGSGTFVAYSPQNLNLIEKTNKKIQLSTRSQKIIDKKTQPPSKEKIEVDFRGSGFSPNITYFPLDDWKKTIYQAARDLNFLVVEEQYDIKGLPALREAISSYLNRSRGMMIKPNQVVIINGIMQGITILSQLLIDVGDHVVVEEPSFTSIKNNFMTMGGELIPAPIETQDFQVRDWESRLIYVTPSHQFPTGKVMSINQRINLLQWAKKHNSIIIEDDYDSEFRRKGRSVEPLKVLDFEERVVFLGTFAKSILPSLRIGFAVLPPDLVDDFLKIRNLGGEYTTSILEQMAVGLFIKSGKFERHLRRLNRIYAQKYDVLLQAIKKYLSNAFEWNETDAGLHLFATWKHSAQDYIIFENECLVRGVVWETANHYYINPPPQPKVIIGFAHLSDDDIIKGFQLMGEAFKAISSTNDIERKRTLN; this comes from the coding sequence TTGGATCTCTTTTACACCCTTGACTTAAGTCAAAATGATTATAAATTTAAATATCAAGCAATCTACCATTTTCTAAGAGAGTTAATCCTTGAAGGTAAGGTTCAAACCGGTACACGTTTACCATCCAGTCGTGTACTAGCTTCCAAATATGAGGTTAACCGAAATACAATCAAGCTTGTATATGAAATGCTGGTTGCAGATGGTTATATTAGCACGATTGAGGGTAGTGGTACTTTTGTAGCTTACTCACCTCAAAATCTTAACTTAATAGAAAAAACAAATAAGAAAATTCAACTTTCAACTCGTAGTCAAAAAATTATTGATAAGAAAACGCAACCTCCTTCAAAAGAAAAAATCGAAGTCGATTTTAGGGGCTCTGGCTTTTCACCAAACATTACCTATTTTCCATTAGACGATTGGAAAAAGACAATCTACCAAGCGGCAAGGGATTTAAATTTCTTGGTAGTTGAAGAGCAATATGATATTAAGGGCCTACCTGCTTTAAGAGAAGCCATTTCGTCTTACTTAAATCGGTCACGTGGCATGATGATTAAGCCCAACCAGGTTGTTATTATTAACGGTATTATGCAAGGAATAACAATACTCTCCCAACTTCTCATTGACGTCGGAGATCATGTTGTCGTCGAAGAACCTTCTTTTACCTCTATAAAAAACAACTTTATGACCATGGGTGGAGAATTAATTCCAGCTCCTATAGAAACACAAGACTTTCAGGTAAGAGATTGGGAAAGTCGGCTTATTTATGTAACACCTAGTCATCAATTCCCAACAGGAAAGGTAATGTCTATTAATCAGCGAATTAACCTTCTACAATGGGCAAAAAAACATAACTCGATTATTATAGAAGATGACTATGACAGTGAATTCCGAAGAAAAGGGAGGTCTGTTGAACCCCTAAAAGTCCTTGATTTTGAAGAGCGTGTTGTTTTTTTAGGAACCTTTGCAAAAAGCATACTTCCCTCACTTCGAATTGGTTTTGCTGTTTTGCCACCAGACTTAGTAGATGACTTTCTTAAAATAAGAAATTTAGGCGGCGAATACACCACTTCCATACTAGAGCAAATGGCAGTTGGACTGTTTATTAAATCAGGAAAGTTTGAGCGTCATTTAAGAAGACTTAACAGAATCTATGCTCAAAAATATGATGTCCTACTACAAGCTATTAAGAAATACCTTTCAAATGCTTTTGAATGGAACGAGACAGATGCAGGCTTACATTTATTTGCTACTTGGAAACACTCCGCTCAAGACTATATTATCTTTGAGAATGAATGTTTAGTAAGAGGGGTTGTGTGGGAAACAGCCAATCATTATTACATAAATCCGCCACCACAACCGAAAGTAATTATTGGATTCGCACACTTATCAGATGATGATATTATTAAAGGATTTCAACTTATGGGCGAAGCTTTCAAAGCCATATCCTCTACAAATGATATAGAAAGAAAAAGAACCCTTAACTAA